The Nitrospira sp. genome contains a region encoding:
- the lhgO gene encoding L-2-hydroxyglutarate oxidase, translating into MQTCDFLVIGGGVIGLSVARELRRRRPDTRVLLIEKEPACGAHASGRNSGVLHAGFYYSPDSLKAKFTRLGNERLTAFCDEKRIPLNKCGKLVVAKDAADLPSLDELLRRGQANGIELQAITEAEAKSIEPRVKTYQRALFSPRTSTVNPLQVIEAMQQDAIREGIQVQCGRAYRGRDDKRVRTDHDTIDAGYVVNAAGLYADKIAMDYGFSQTYRILPFKGLYLYSDEPPGAIRTNIYPVPDLRNPFLGVHFTITADGKAKIGPTAIPALWRENYEGFGNFNLGELIEVASRGLGLMTGAGFDYRRLAIEEIAKYSMSKMVSLASVLAEGVEERNYRKWGRPGIRAQLLDITKKKLEMDFVLEGDDRSMHVLNAVSPAFTCSLPFASYVCDHIDRAIS; encoded by the coding sequence ATGCAAACCTGTGATTTTCTCGTCATCGGTGGCGGAGTCATCGGCCTCAGCGTCGCCCGTGAACTCCGCAGACGCCGTCCTGACACCCGTGTGTTATTGATTGAAAAGGAGCCGGCGTGCGGTGCCCACGCCAGCGGGCGCAATAGCGGCGTACTTCACGCAGGCTTTTATTATTCCCCAGACAGCCTTAAAGCGAAGTTTACGCGTCTTGGAAACGAGCGGCTGACCGCCTTCTGTGACGAGAAACGAATTCCTCTCAATAAATGCGGGAAGCTCGTCGTTGCGAAGGATGCAGCCGACTTGCCTTCTCTCGACGAATTGCTCCGCCGCGGCCAAGCCAATGGGATTGAACTGCAAGCCATCACAGAAGCAGAGGCCAAGTCTATTGAACCTCGCGTCAAGACATACCAAAGAGCGCTGTTCTCACCCCGCACCTCGACGGTCAACCCGCTCCAGGTCATCGAAGCGATGCAGCAGGATGCGATCCGTGAAGGCATTCAGGTTCAGTGCGGCAGGGCATATCGAGGACGAGACGACAAACGGGTTCGTACGGACCATGACACCATTGACGCCGGATATGTCGTGAATGCCGCAGGTCTCTACGCTGATAAAATTGCCATGGACTATGGTTTCTCACAGACGTACCGAATTCTGCCTTTCAAGGGACTGTATCTGTATTCTGACGAGCCACCTGGTGCCATTCGCACCAATATTTATCCTGTTCCGGATCTCAGAAACCCGTTCCTGGGTGTCCACTTCACCATCACAGCCGACGGAAAAGCCAAAATTGGCCCAACGGCGATACCGGCGCTGTGGCGCGAAAACTACGAAGGGTTCGGGAATTTCAACCTCGGTGAGCTGATCGAAGTCGCGAGCCGAGGCCTCGGTCTGATGACGGGAGCGGGATTTGACTACCGTCGATTGGCGATTGAAGAAATCGCCAAATACTCGATGAGTAAAATGGTATCGCTTGCCTCGGTACTTGCGGAAGGAGTCGAGGAGCGGAACTATCGCAAATGGGGTCGTCCGGGAATCAGGGCCCAACTGCTCGACATCACCAAGAAAAAACTTGAAATGGATTTCGTCTTGGAGGGAGACGACCGCTCCATGCATGTGCTCAATGCCGTCTCTCCGGCCTTTACCTGTTCACTCCCCTTTGCGAGCTATGTCTGCGATCACATCGACCGGGCGATCAGTTGA
- the lepA gene encoding elongation factor 4 produces the protein MQSLIRNFSIIAHIDHGKSTLADRFLEATGAVTAREAKDQILDAMDLERERGITIKAHAVAIRYKAEDGMTYALHLIDTPGHVDFTYEVSRSLAACEGALLLVDATQGVQAQTIANVNLAMANNLAIIPVINKIDLASADVEGTKHSISEVLQLDAADAIPISAKEGKGVPAVLEAIIARVPPPSGDPQAPFKALIFDSWFDNYQGVIVLIRLVDGSVRPGMKIKVMSNDRMFEVMEVGQFTPKRTKKTELLTGEAGYLCANMREVADVKIGDTLTDAVTPTAAPFPGYKEVKPLVFCGLYSTDTAKYEDLRDALVKLRLNDSSFVYEPETSLALGFGFRCGFLGLLHMEIIQERLEREYGLTLITTAPTVVYHVTTTKGDKLEIDNPSELPPPTNITTFEEPFILATVITPERYMGAILQLCQERRGIQRDIHFLDPTRVVISYELPLNEVILDFYDKLKSRTQGYASLDYELIGYRESELVKLDILLNGEAVDALSFITHKERSYQRGRQLAEKMKELIPRQMFEIAIQAAIGNKIVARETIGAMKKNVTAKCYGGDITRKRKLLEKQKEGKKRMKAVGSVEVPQEAFLAILRVGEE, from the coding sequence TTGCAAAGCCTTATACGCAATTTTTCAATTATCGCTCATATCGATCACGGCAAATCAACCCTCGCTGACCGGTTCCTAGAAGCTACTGGCGCAGTCACTGCTCGAGAGGCGAAAGACCAGATCCTCGATGCCATGGACCTCGAGCGGGAACGTGGCATTACGATCAAGGCCCATGCAGTGGCGATCCGGTACAAGGCCGAGGATGGGATGACGTACGCCTTGCATTTGATCGATACGCCGGGGCATGTCGACTTTACCTATGAAGTCTCCCGGAGTTTAGCGGCTTGTGAAGGAGCGCTGTTGCTGGTGGATGCCACTCAAGGTGTGCAGGCGCAGACGATCGCCAATGTCAATTTGGCGATGGCCAACAACCTCGCCATTATTCCGGTCATCAACAAGATCGATTTGGCAAGCGCGGACGTCGAGGGAACGAAACATTCCATCTCGGAGGTTTTGCAGCTGGACGCCGCCGACGCCATTCCCATCAGTGCGAAGGAAGGCAAGGGTGTACCGGCCGTTTTGGAGGCGATCATTGCGCGTGTTCCTCCTCCCTCCGGTGATCCGCAGGCCCCCTTCAAAGCGCTCATCTTCGACTCCTGGTTCGACAATTACCAGGGCGTGATCGTCCTGATCAGACTCGTGGATGGATCTGTCCGACCGGGAATGAAGATCAAGGTGATGTCGAACGACCGGATGTTTGAAGTGATGGAAGTAGGCCAGTTTACCCCCAAACGCACGAAAAAGACCGAGCTGTTGACGGGCGAAGCCGGATACCTGTGCGCCAATATGAGGGAAGTCGCCGATGTCAAAATCGGCGATACGTTGACGGATGCCGTCACTCCCACCGCCGCTCCGTTCCCCGGATATAAAGAAGTCAAGCCGTTGGTGTTTTGCGGCCTCTACTCAACGGACACGGCGAAGTACGAGGATTTGCGGGACGCGCTCGTCAAACTGCGGTTGAACGACTCCTCGTTCGTCTACGAGCCTGAAACCTCGCTGGCGCTCGGCTTCGGGTTTCGCTGCGGGTTCCTGGGCTTGCTGCACATGGAAATCATCCAGGAGCGGTTGGAGCGGGAGTACGGCCTGACGCTGATTACCACCGCGCCGACCGTGGTCTATCATGTGACCACGACGAAAGGCGATAAGCTGGAGATTGACAATCCGTCTGAATTGCCCCCTCCAACCAACATCACGACATTTGAAGAGCCGTTCATTCTGGCGACTGTGATCACGCCCGAACGGTATATGGGCGCAATTCTCCAACTGTGCCAAGAGCGACGTGGCATTCAGCGGGACATCCACTTTCTCGATCCGACGCGGGTCGTCATCAGCTACGAGCTGCCGCTCAATGAAGTGATTCTCGACTTCTACGATAAGCTCAAGTCGCGCACGCAGGGGTATGCCTCGCTCGACTATGAACTGATCGGGTATCGCGAATCCGAACTCGTCAAGCTCGATATCTTGTTGAATGGCGAGGCGGTCGATGCTCTGTCCTTCATCACGCACAAGGAGCGCTCGTATCAGCGTGGGCGTCAGCTTGCGGAAAAGATGAAGGAGCTGATCCCACGTCAGATGTTTGAAATCGCCATACAAGCGGCGATCGGCAACAAGATTGTTGCGCGCGAAACGATTGGGGCGATGAAAAAGAACGTGACGGCGAAGTGCTACGGCGGCGACATCACGCGCAAGCGGAAGTTGCTCGAAAAGCAGAAGGAAGGAAAGAAGCGTATGAAAGCGGTCGGGAGTGTCGAGGTTCCGCAGGAAGCCTTCTTGGCCATCTTGAGAGTCGGAGAAGAATGA
- the bioA gene encoding adenosylmethionine--8-amino-7-oxononanoate transaminase, producing the protein MARKPSTRQLVEWDHRYVWHPFTQMQEWEQEAPLIIERGKGSYLIDTEGKAYLDGTSSIWVNLHGHRHPVLDRALKRQLDNIAHSTFLGLSNPPAIELARELIRIAPKGLTRVFYSDNGSTAVEVALKMAVQYWQQGHPDAGPKNTFLHLKLAYHGDTIGAVSVGNIEVFHSRFKPLLFPTLEAEPPYCYRCPLNLTYPSCRLACVDPIERILKTRHRELAGFIIEPLMQAAAGMIPQPPGYLKRVRDLCTKYDVLLIADEVATGFGRTGKMFACEHEGVTPDLMAISKGLTGGYMPLAATLTTDTIYRAFFGTYAEFKSFFHGHSFTGNPLGCSVALANLQVFRQEKTLPKLSAKIKALALWMKRLAEKSHVGDIRQQGFMVGIELVRDKKTKQPYPLDAKVGHRVASIARSKGLITRPIGNVLVLMPPLSTTSEDLKKMVEILQESIDTLLSDGASL; encoded by the coding sequence ATGGCACGAAAACCCTCAACCCGGCAACTCGTCGAATGGGACCATCGATACGTCTGGCATCCGTTCACGCAAATGCAGGAATGGGAGCAGGAAGCACCCCTCATCATCGAGCGCGGCAAGGGGTCCTATCTCATCGATACGGAAGGCAAGGCCTATCTCGATGGTACCTCGTCCATCTGGGTAAATCTGCACGGGCATCGACATCCGGTGCTCGACCGTGCCCTCAAGCGGCAACTCGACAACATCGCCCACTCGACGTTCCTCGGCCTCTCCAATCCGCCGGCCATCGAGCTGGCCCGCGAGTTGATCCGGATCGCGCCGAAAGGACTTACCCGCGTCTTCTACTCCGACAACGGCTCTACGGCGGTCGAGGTCGCGCTCAAAATGGCCGTTCAATACTGGCAGCAGGGACATCCTGACGCCGGCCCAAAGAACACCTTTCTTCATCTGAAACTGGCGTATCACGGAGATACGATCGGCGCCGTGAGCGTCGGGAACATCGAGGTCTTCCATTCGCGGTTCAAACCGTTGCTCTTTCCGACCTTAGAGGCGGAACCGCCCTATTGCTACCGTTGTCCCTTGAACCTCACCTATCCGTCGTGCCGCTTGGCCTGTGTTGACCCGATCGAGAGAATCCTCAAGACCCGCCACCGCGAGTTGGCCGGCTTCATCATCGAACCATTGATGCAAGCGGCCGCCGGCATGATCCCTCAGCCGCCCGGCTATCTGAAACGCGTCCGCGATCTCTGCACCAAATACGATGTCTTGTTGATTGCCGACGAAGTCGCGACGGGGTTCGGTCGCACCGGCAAGATGTTCGCGTGCGAGCACGAGGGAGTCACCCCGGATCTGATGGCGATCAGCAAGGGGCTTACCGGTGGATACATGCCGCTCGCCGCGACATTAACGACGGATACAATCTACCGAGCCTTTTTCGGAACCTACGCTGAGTTCAAGAGTTTCTTTCATGGACACAGTTTTACCGGCAATCCGCTGGGCTGTTCCGTGGCCCTCGCCAATCTTCAAGTCTTTCGCCAGGAAAAGACGCTCCCCAAATTATCGGCCAAGATCAAAGCCTTGGCGCTCTGGATGAAGCGACTGGCCGAGAAGTCTCATGTCGGCGACATCCGTCAACAAGGGTTCATGGTGGGAATCGAATTGGTCCGAGATAAGAAGACCAAACAGCCGTATCCGTTGGATGCCAAAGTCGGTCACCGTGTCGCATCGATCGCCCGCTCGAAAGGACTCATCACCCGACCCATCGGAAACGTGCTCGTACTCATGCCGCCACTATCAACGACTTCCGAGGATTTGAAGAAAATGGTAGAAATTCTGCAAGAATCCATAGACACTCTGCTCAGCGATGGAGCATCACTGTGA
- the lepB gene encoding signal peptidase I — translation MSLDQNQRNAEKLSGAPRGGEEASLSGAKLADNAGRTERKSIVREYAEAIIVAMLLAFAIRVFVVQAFKIPSGSMIPTLLIGDHILVSKLSYGLQWPTDCKLQWNFPPVNCYTSQTVVTFGKPQRGDIVVFRFPEDEEKDFIKRIVGLPGDTVQLRNKVVLVNGQPLDDKAFTQRIDPGIIDSTINPRDNFGPVTVPEESYFVMGDNRDQSLDSRFWGYVREEKIRGKAFRIYWSWNGQGNWTEWVRWERFAKAIQ, via the coding sequence ATGAGCCTCGATCAGAATCAGAGGAATGCGGAAAAGTTGTCCGGAGCCCCGCGCGGAGGAGAGGAGGCTTCGCTTTCCGGAGCCAAACTCGCAGACAACGCGGGCCGAACGGAGCGCAAATCCATCGTCCGTGAGTATGCGGAAGCCATTATCGTGGCCATGCTGCTGGCATTCGCGATCCGCGTGTTCGTCGTACAGGCATTCAAGATTCCATCCGGATCGATGATTCCGACGTTGCTGATCGGCGATCACATCTTGGTGAGCAAGCTTTCGTATGGTCTTCAGTGGCCGACGGACTGCAAGCTGCAATGGAATTTCCCTCCGGTCAATTGTTACACCTCTCAGACGGTGGTCACGTTCGGCAAGCCGCAACGGGGCGATATCGTCGTGTTCCGCTTTCCCGAAGATGAAGAAAAAGATTTCATCAAGCGCATTGTGGGGCTGCCTGGGGATACCGTGCAGCTTCGGAACAAAGTCGTGCTCGTCAACGGGCAACCGCTCGACGACAAGGCTTTTACACAACGAATCGACCCCGGCATCATCGACAGCACCATCAACCCTCGTGATAATTTTGGGCCGGTCACGGTACCCGAAGAATCCTATTTCGTGATGGGGGATAATCGCGACCAAAGTCTGGACAGTCGGTTCTGGGGATATGTGCGCGAAGAAAAGATTCGAGGGAAGGCGTTCCGTATCTATTGGTCCTGGAACGGTCAGGGAAATTGGACGGAGTGGGTCCGGTGGGAACGATTCGCCAAGGCCATTCAGTGA
- the greA gene encoding transcription elongation factor GreA, which translates to MPTPITKKGYDALKAELDRLRKIERPKVIEAIAEARAHGDLSENAEYDAAKERQGFIESRISELETKLAEARVVEVAGRTSETIVFGATVLVIEQESQAKKQYTLVGQDEADMKFNKISVQSPVGRALIGKRVGDFVEVKTPVKMVEYEVVEIKFEEC; encoded by the coding sequence ATGCCGACACCGATTACCAAGAAAGGCTATGACGCGTTAAAGGCGGAACTGGACCGCTTGCGCAAGATCGAGCGGCCCAAAGTGATCGAAGCGATCGCGGAAGCCAGAGCGCACGGCGATCTCAGCGAAAACGCCGAGTACGACGCCGCAAAAGAACGCCAAGGATTTATCGAGTCGCGCATTTCCGAACTCGAGACGAAGTTGGCCGAGGCCCGGGTGGTGGAGGTTGCGGGACGTACCAGCGAGACCATCGTGTTCGGCGCGACCGTCCTGGTGATCGAGCAGGAATCCCAGGCAAAGAAACAATATACGCTGGTCGGTCAGGACGAAGCCGATATGAAGTTCAACAAGATCTCAGTCCAGTCCCCTGTCGGTCGTGCGTTGATCGGGAAGCGGGTCGGAGACTTTGTTGAAGTGAAGACTCCCGTCAAGATGGTCGAATACGAGGTAGTGGAGATCAAGTTCGAGGAATGCTGA
- the rfaE1 gene encoding D-glycero-beta-D-manno-heptose-7-phosphate kinase yields the protein MGTIRQGHSVKKSSGTSFPREESNGKEGSSPKALRQYLQRFPQASVLVVGDLILDHYVMGRVSRISPEAPVPVVHVDSESLRLGGAANVYSNILALGGRAHLCGVIGTDESGKSLLKELRHTRGGLGGVVIDRERPTTRKSRVIAHNQQIVRYDIEGRTELKATLRRKIIRHVESKLRELSCIVVSDYAKGVISSALMSDLTRLASLRRVPVIVDPKVEHFNYYKGVTVITPNHLEATQASGMHGDDNQTINEAGAMIRQRLGCQSVLITRGEKGMSLYEGDGASWHLPTKARQVYDVTGAGDTVIGTLAMALSAGASIKTGAIMANYAAGIVVGMVGTATISPKQLSEAFGDE from the coding sequence GTGGGAACGATTCGCCAAGGCCATTCAGTGAAGAAGAGCAGCGGCACCTCTTTCCCAAGGGAAGAATCCAACGGGAAGGAAGGTTCGTCGCCCAAAGCGCTCCGACAGTATCTTCAACGATTTCCACAAGCATCGGTGCTCGTCGTCGGCGATCTCATCCTCGATCACTATGTGATGGGGCGGGTGAGCCGGATCTCTCCGGAAGCGCCGGTCCCGGTCGTCCACGTCGATTCAGAGTCCCTCCGGCTGGGCGGGGCGGCCAACGTCTACAGCAATATTCTGGCTTTGGGAGGAAGGGCGCATCTCTGCGGCGTAATCGGCACCGATGAAAGCGGAAAATCGTTGCTCAAAGAGCTGCGACACACGCGGGGGGGACTCGGCGGCGTCGTGATCGACCGTGAACGTCCCACCACCAGGAAAAGTCGTGTGATTGCGCATAACCAGCAGATCGTGCGGTATGACATTGAGGGTCGAACCGAGTTGAAAGCGACCCTTCGCCGAAAGATAATCCGGCATGTGGAATCGAAACTTCGAGAGTTGTCCTGCATCGTCGTGTCCGACTATGCCAAAGGAGTCATCTCCTCGGCCTTGATGTCCGATCTCACCCGCCTCGCGTCATTGCGCAGAGTTCCCGTCATCGTTGATCCGAAGGTCGAGCATTTTAACTACTATAAAGGAGTCACCGTCATTACTCCCAACCACCTCGAGGCGACTCAGGCGTCGGGAATGCACGGGGATGACAATCAAACGATCAACGAAGCGGGAGCGATGATCCGGCAGCGTCTCGGCTGTCAGTCGGTCCTGATTACGCGCGGGGAAAAAGGCATGAGTCTGTACGAAGGGGACGGGGCATCGTGGCATTTGCCCACCAAAGCCCGGCAAGTCTACGACGTCACCGGAGCGGGAGACACGGTTATCGGAACCCTCGCGATGGCGCTTTCGGCCGGCGCCAGCATCAAGACCGGAGCGATCATGGCGAACTACGCGGCCGGAATCGTCGTGGGAATGGTCGGGACCGCGACCATCTCACCAAAACAGTTGTCTGAGGCGTTTGGGGATGAATAG
- a CDS encoding SAM-dependent chlorinase/fluorinase, whose product MPEARPLIALLTDFGEHDWFVASMKGVILSMNPNAKVVDISHQIPSHQIDEAAYVLEACYRYFPEGTIYVCVVDPGVGSARRALLATTSRYNFLAPDNGLLSRVLQNEHHVKIRQIEHERYRLPSEGTTFDGRDLFAPVAALLANGEPAAFFGPVINDPVKSLIWMPQQDGHALIGRIDYVDRFGNLISNVTAKQVREFQTTMGVSKIQIHIGTHVIGELVGSYSQGDYESPSALINSSGNLEIFLQEDNAARYLQVGVGEEIRLC is encoded by the coding sequence GTGCCCGAGGCACGCCCTCTCATTGCCCTGCTGACAGACTTTGGCGAGCACGATTGGTTTGTCGCCAGCATGAAGGGTGTGATCCTGAGCATGAACCCCAACGCCAAGGTCGTCGATATCTCCCATCAGATTCCTTCTCATCAAATCGACGAGGCCGCCTATGTGCTGGAGGCCTGCTACCGCTATTTTCCGGAAGGAACGATCTACGTCTGTGTCGTGGACCCCGGCGTAGGAAGCGCCAGGCGGGCGCTCCTTGCGACAACGTCGCGCTATAATTTCTTGGCGCCGGACAACGGATTGTTGAGCCGTGTCTTGCAAAACGAACACCATGTGAAGATCCGGCAGATCGAGCATGAGCGGTATCGTCTTCCTTCGGAGGGGACCACGTTTGACGGCCGGGACCTGTTCGCGCCGGTCGCCGCGTTGCTCGCCAACGGAGAGCCTGCCGCGTTCTTTGGCCCCGTGATCAACGATCCGGTGAAGAGCCTCATTTGGATGCCTCAACAAGACGGTCACGCCTTAATCGGACGGATCGATTATGTCGACCGATTCGGCAATCTCATATCGAATGTCACCGCGAAGCAGGTGCGGGAATTTCAAACGACCATGGGAGTATCGAAGATCCAGATCCATATCGGAACGCACGTCATCGGCGAATTGGTGGGAAGTTACAGTCAAGGGGACTACGAGAGTCCATCCGCCCTGATCAACAGCAGCGGCAACTTGGAAATCTTTCTGCAGGAAGATAACGCCGCCCGCTATCTGCAAGTGGGCGTGGGCGAAGAGATACGACTCTGTTGA
- the carB gene encoding carbamoyl-phosphate synthase large subunit has protein sequence MPKRTDIQSILMIGSGPIVIGQACEFDYSGTQACKALKAEGYRVILINSNPATIMTDPEMADRTYVEPITLDVLERVIDRERPDALLPTMGGQTALNATMGLVKRGVLGKYNVSLIGASAEAIHKAEDREAFKQAMQRIGLRVPKSGTAHTRQEAVGILETVGFPAIIRPSFTMGGTGGNIAYNREEFEKLIDWALAMSPVSQVLIEESVIGWKEYELEVMRDLKDNVVIVCPIENFDPMGVHTGDSITVAPAMTLTDKEYQRMRDAALRIIREIGVDTGGSNIQFGINPANGEMVVIEMNPRVSRSSALASKATGFPIAKIAAKLAIGYTLDEITNDITGVTKASFEPAIDYVVVKIPRFAFQKFKGADPTLTTQMKSVGEVMAIGRTFKESLQKAIRSLELDLNGLVSRFGLDRGIPAEFDRQAAADKLGRMLRTPLPERLWHLADGMRMGLTNEELFVTTKVDPWFLEQVRELVDFEGKLVEHAANPSAVLSGELLWNAKELGFSDDRIARLLGCEAEAVRKARTEQAGRGVTYKRVDTCAAEFEAQTPYLYSTYGRECEARPSDRHKVVILGGGPNRIGQGIEFDYCCVHAAMALREEAIDTIMVNCNPETVSTDYDTSDRLYFEPLTHEDVLNIIQREQPIGVVLQFGGQTPLKLALPLSKAGVKILGTSPDAIDLAEDRERFRELLNKLGLRQAESGTARSVDEAVQIAEGIGYPVMVRPSYVLGGRSMQIVYDRAGLLEYMHSAVKASPNHPVLIDRYLADAIEVDADAISDGHTVVVAGIMEHIEEAGVHSGDSACSLPPYTLDKDIVREIERQMCVLARELGVVGLMNAQFAVKGRTIYVLEVNPRGSRTVPFVSKAIGVPLAKLAMKVMMGRTLKELGFTDAPPPKHFSVKEAVFPFNKFPGVDVLLGPEMKSTGEVMGIDGDFGWAFAKSQAGAGAVLPTSGTAFISVKESDRPAALEVGRHLSKLGMHIQGTSGTAEYLRHHGLDVEVVNKVNEGRPHIVDHIKNGSVALVVNTVRTASAHVDSLSIRREALHRGIPYFTTMRGAYAAVMGIEAIMKKDLAIRTLQEYHRA, from the coding sequence ATGCCAAAACGGACGGACATTCAGTCAATCCTCATGATCGGTTCAGGCCCGATCGTCATCGGTCAAGCCTGTGAGTTCGACTATTCCGGTACGCAGGCCTGCAAGGCGCTCAAAGCGGAAGGCTATCGCGTCATCCTCATCAACAGCAATCCGGCGACGATCATGACGGATCCGGAAATGGCTGATCGAACGTATGTGGAGCCGATTACCTTGGATGTGCTTGAAAGGGTGATCGACCGCGAGCGCCCCGATGCGTTGTTACCGACGATGGGCGGGCAAACGGCTCTCAATGCCACGATGGGGTTGGTCAAGCGAGGGGTGCTTGGGAAATATAACGTCTCGCTCATCGGCGCCTCAGCGGAGGCCATTCATAAAGCAGAGGATCGGGAAGCGTTCAAACAGGCGATGCAACGAATCGGCCTGCGGGTACCGAAGAGCGGGACGGCGCACACTCGACAGGAAGCTGTCGGCATCCTGGAGACGGTCGGTTTTCCGGCGATCATTCGGCCATCGTTTACGATGGGGGGGACCGGTGGAAATATCGCCTACAATCGGGAGGAATTCGAGAAGCTGATCGATTGGGCGCTGGCCATGAGCCCGGTCAGTCAAGTGCTGATCGAGGAATCGGTCATCGGATGGAAAGAGTATGAACTCGAGGTCATGCGTGACTTGAAAGATAATGTCGTGATCGTGTGTCCGATCGAAAATTTCGACCCGATGGGTGTGCATACGGGAGACAGCATCACCGTCGCGCCTGCGATGACGCTGACCGACAAAGAATATCAACGCATGCGGGACGCGGCGCTTCGAATCATCCGAGAGATCGGAGTCGATACGGGAGGATCGAACATTCAGTTCGGCATCAATCCGGCAAACGGCGAGATGGTGGTCATTGAAATGAATCCGCGGGTGTCTCGGAGTTCCGCCTTGGCGTCGAAGGCGACTGGATTTCCGATCGCCAAAATCGCCGCCAAGCTCGCGATCGGGTATACGTTGGATGAGATCACCAACGACATCACCGGAGTGACCAAGGCGTCTTTTGAACCGGCGATCGACTATGTCGTGGTCAAGATTCCGCGCTTTGCGTTTCAGAAGTTTAAAGGAGCCGATCCGACGTTGACCACGCAGATGAAGTCTGTCGGCGAGGTCATGGCGATCGGACGCACATTTAAGGAGTCCTTGCAGAAGGCCATTCGCTCTCTGGAGTTGGACCTCAACGGATTAGTCTCACGGTTCGGACTCGATCGAGGTATCCCGGCTGAGTTTGACCGTCAAGCCGCGGCCGACAAGCTGGGCCGTATGCTGCGCACACCGCTTCCGGAACGACTCTGGCACCTTGCCGACGGCATGCGGATGGGATTGACGAATGAAGAGCTGTTCGTAACGACGAAGGTCGACCCCTGGTTTCTGGAGCAAGTGAGAGAGTTGGTCGATTTCGAGGGGAAGTTGGTCGAGCATGCCGCTAATCCGAGTGCCGTCTTGAGCGGTGAATTGCTCTGGAACGCGAAAGAACTTGGATTCTCCGATGATCGGATCGCGCGCTTGCTCGGATGCGAAGCGGAAGCGGTCAGAAAAGCGCGTACGGAGCAAGCGGGGCGAGGGGTCACCTATAAGCGCGTCGATACCTGCGCCGCGGAATTTGAGGCGCAGACGCCGTATCTCTATTCCACCTACGGGCGTGAGTGTGAAGCCCGGCCGTCTGACCGGCACAAGGTGGTGATTCTCGGCGGAGGTCCCAACCGAATCGGCCAGGGGATTGAATTCGACTATTGTTGCGTCCACGCGGCGATGGCGCTTCGAGAGGAAGCCATCGACACGATCATGGTGAACTGCAACCCGGAAACCGTGAGTACGGACTATGACACGTCGGATCGGCTGTACTTCGAACCGCTTACGCACGAGGACGTGCTCAATATCATCCAGCGTGAACAGCCGATCGGAGTGGTTCTGCAGTTCGGGGGGCAGACGCCGTTGAAACTTGCGCTTCCGCTCTCAAAAGCGGGCGTGAAGATTCTCGGCACCAGCCCTGATGCCATCGATCTGGCGGAAGACCGGGAGCGGTTTCGGGAGCTTCTGAATAAGCTGGGCTTGCGCCAGGCCGAAAGCGGGACGGCTCGATCAGTGGACGAAGCCGTGCAGATCGCCGAAGGGATCGGCTATCCGGTCATGGTACGTCCTTCCTATGTGTTGGGTGGACGGTCGATGCAAATCGTGTACGACCGAGCGGGTCTCCTGGAATACATGCACTCGGCGGTCAAAGCATCACCCAATCATCCCGTATTGATCGACAGGTATCTCGCGGATGCCATCGAAGTCGATGCCGATGCGATTTCGGACGGTCACACCGTGGTCGTGGCAGGCATTATGGAACATATTGAGGAAGCCGGCGTCCACTCCGGCGACTCGGCTTGCTCGCTGCCTCCGTATACCTTGGATAAGGATATTGTGCGCGAGATTGAGCGTCAAATGTGCGTGCTAGCCAGGGAACTCGGCGTGGTTGGGCTGATGAACGCGCAGTTCGCCGTCAAGGGCCGGACCATTTATGTCCTCGAGGTGAATCCTCGAGGGTCCCGCACCGTGCCGTTCGTCAGCAAAGCGATCGGCGTGCCGTTGGCGAAATTGGCCATGAAGGTGATGATGGGAAGGACCCTCAAGGAACTGGGCTTCACCGACGCTCCACCGCCGAAGCACTTCTCGGTCAAAGAGGCCGTATTTCCGTTCAACAAATTTCCCGGTGTCGATGTGCTGCTGGGTCCGGAAATGAAGTCGACCGGCGAGGTGATGGGCATCGATGGTGATTTCGGGTGGGCCTTCGCGAAGTCGCAAGCAGGGGCCGGGGCGGTGCTGCCGACGTCGGGTACGGCGTTCATCAGCGTGAAAGAATCCGATCGTCCAGCCGCGCTCGAAGTGGGGCGACACCTGAGTAAGCTTGGGATGCATATCCAGGGGACCAGCGGGACGGCCGAATACCTGCGTCACCATGGTCTTGATGTGGAGGTCGTCAACAAGGTAAACGAGGGGCGGCCGCATATCGTGGACCATATTAAGAACGGTTCGGTGGCCCTTGTGGTCAATACCGTGCGGACCGCTTCGGCGCATGTCGATTCATTGTCGATCAGGCGGGAAGCGCTTCATCGCGGCATCCCGTATTTTACGACGATGCGAGGAGCCTATGCGGCGGTGATGGGAATCGAAGCGATTATGAAGAAGGATCTGGCGATTCGCACATTGCAAGAATATCATCGGGCGTAA